From Deltaproteobacteria bacterium, one genomic window encodes:
- a CDS encoding recombinase family protein — protein MRQKKMVVAYCRVSTLEQKKRGYGIDIQIRDASLFAERSGLLVERFYKDEAVSGVKEDRKELRRLMKACKTGKVGVLILPSLDRLSREVRISENLFYEFKKLGVKVLIADMPQYNGESKDVLLRQILAAVAEENRRGIIERLCKGRQERVRKGRFPGGNLPYGYTRENKRVVINPVEAECVRLVFRLAEQGFTGQNIADELNQRGFVLRNGKPWTQRQVSRILKKKRLYREGLIRYGDIEGEMENQLILADYMKEGAPLEGSRS, from the coding sequence ATGCGTCAAAAGAAAATGGTCGTGGCCTATTGCAGGGTCTCGACCCTGGAGCAAAAGAAGAGGGGGTATGGGATAGACATCCAAATCAGGGATGCTTCTCTTTTTGCTGAACGAAGTGGATTGCTGGTAGAACGATTTTACAAAGATGAGGCTGTAAGCGGGGTGAAAGAGGACCGAAAAGAGCTCCGGCGCTTGATGAAGGCCTGCAAAACCGGCAAGGTCGGGGTTTTGATTCTTCCTTCCCTGGACCGGCTCTCAAGGGAGGTCCGGATATCCGAAAATCTCTTTTATGAATTCAAAAAGTTAGGGGTCAAGGTCCTGATCGCGGATATGCCTCAATACAACGGCGAATCCAAGGACGTTTTGCTCAGGCAGATACTGGCGGCTGTGGCCGAGGAGAACAGACGAGGCATTATCGAGAGGTTATGTAAGGGCCGTCAGGAGCGCGTCAGAAAAGGGCGGTTCCCCGGCGGCAATCTCCCTTACGGGTATACGAGAGAAAATAAACGTGTCGTCATTAATCCAGTGGAGGCCGAGTGCGTTAGATTGGTCTTTCGCCTGGCCGAGCAGGGCTTTACGGGGCAGAATATTGCTGACGAGCTTAATCAAAGGGGTTTTGTCCTAAGAAATGGGAAACCTTGGACACAAAGGCAGGTATCGCGAATTCTAAAGAAAAAACGGCTCTATCGAGAGGGATTGATACGCTACGGAGATATCGAAGGGGAAATGGAAAATCAGCTAATCTTAGCAGATTATATGAAAGAAGGGGCTCCGTTAGAAGGATCTCGCTCTTGA